One genomic region from Mytilus trossulus isolate FHL-02 chromosome 9, PNRI_Mtr1.1.1.hap1, whole genome shotgun sequence encodes:
- the LOC134683792 gene encoding histone H2A-like: protein MSGRGKGGKAKAKAKSRSSRAGLQFPVGRIHRLLRKGNYAERVRAGAPVYLAAVLEYLAAEVLELAGNAARDNKKSRIIPRHLQLAIRNDEELNKLLSGVTIAQGGVLPNIQAVLLPKKTQKDAK from the exons atgtcaggACGAGGAAAAGGAGGAAAAGCAAAAGCAAAGGCAAAGTCTAGGTCATCCCGTGCCGGACTTCAGTTCCCAGTAGGTCGTATCCACAGACTTTTGAGGAAAGGAAACTACGCCGAGAGAGTTC GTGCCGGAGCACCAGTCTACCTTGCCGCTGTCTTGGAATACTTAGCAGCTGAGGTTTTGGAGTTGGCAGGAAATGCTGCCCGTGACAACAAGAAGAGCAGAATCATCCCCCGTCATCTCCAGTTGGCCATCAGAAACGACGAAGAATTAAACAAACTTCTCTCTGGTGTAACCATTGCACAAGGTGGTGTTTTACCAAACATCCAGGCTGTACTTCTGCCAAAGAAGACACAGAAAGATGCCAAGTAA